A single region of the Chrysoperla carnea chromosome 5, inChrCarn1.1, whole genome shotgun sequence genome encodes:
- the LOC123299774 gene encoding homeobox protein cut isoform X1 translates to MQPTATASVPAPGEMDLQALQSMDWLFKKERFHLLAQFWQHVSVDDRATLAEKENASLKEQLINNANSGDHKDINNMDKENNSRSNLEVEVATKDKEIVQLIEQVHRLQSTLQSIKETSRTQIQRLEEQLEHNRQHINRLESRLDQQRDYDDIKREINILRSVDLSVVNQHNENKPPPSLELLLLERQKAAAAAVAAAAAAAAASAAIVSETNNNTTTSSNNTTSTVALSPILTTATTPATTTSSSLTSSTPSNLTSSLLKPPSTPETPGVQTPQPSQTPESQHHQEHPNNLVINNNNNTTNENNNNSTSNNNNQSTTPTSLLPPPLQNVEQFGSFLGEEIVANWRRTLERPLPPMLTNSQQQLLAANHLNTNCNNELQQLTRQPPAPTPSPAPQQLDTPIKASTPIICAPPDSEKSTASTPVPTDSISSGARASPTENKSEPEDNNNHHLSNNNLSALNAAAMCNFLRNSEDVNSLKSPYRFEEHRTFRFADDMGAMPPGAMVGRLGESLIPKGDPMEARLQEMLRYNMDKYATQNLDTLTIARRVRELLSIHNIGQRLFAKYVLGLSQGTVSELLSKPKPWDKLTEKGRDSYRKMHAWACDENAVMLLKSLIPKKVCVPGKDTGMPTYGGRESSDMNEERIAHILNEASHLMKVEDTHSNDDSKSPSHGQCPSPFSKESSQNRKLKKYENDDIPQEKVLRIYQEELAKLMGRRMEDMRNTREPFTNLFFPHLFSGGVTMDRNQEEMRIAMEAYHRELAKLNQCPPGAPGAVPNLPGLLALQQQVLAQQNHLNGAQDLSLPKEKSSKIANGTPELMESQQQKEMMQKEDSQDPTSRHSGSAFSLVRPKIEPGVVQSNTNSSAPSPLGNSILPPAMTPTDEFSGAAAASPLQRMASITNSLISQPPTQSHHSPSQRPLKAVLPPITQQQFDLFNNLNTEDIVKKVKEQLSQYSISQRLFGESVLGLSQGSVSDLLARPKPWHMLTQKGREPFIRMKMFLEDDNAVHKLVASQYKIAPEKLMRTGGYGGSPCTSMTKPPMPPQAPKMMSEAAGLLNKIQQENHSALLPPSLQLGPPTSQPNMVQPPPPPMMLTPPGIPPHHPINLQNPEQLKKSQSPHPIQHSPMGQQQSSHMRSLHQHISPSVYEMAALTQDLDTQTITTKIKEALLANNIGQKIFGEAVLGLSQGSVSELLSKPKPWHMLSIKGREPFIRMQLWLSDAHNIDRLQALKNERREANKRRRSTGPGAHDNSSDTSSNDTSEFYHSNSPGPGPGPPSAKKQRVLFSEEQKEALRLAFHLDPYPNVATIEFLAAELNLSSRTITNWFHNHRMRLKQQSPHGVPNDIPVRDQSGNQPPFDPVQFRLLLNQRLLELQKERIGLGAVPLPYPPYFATNTNLAALISRGLLPTGDVDLSALNNAVKEEMSGLDLSMTSLKREPSGEYDDEDCESNVGSEVSNISGGSLHGDVKPEPKELPIPQVGNTPRSSRRKPAAPQWVKPDWQEEPKDKPAQPPQPQPTGNEVIINGVCVMQTEDYGRLNSEETVRVEPTPVMDRFDDRSDASSVSDAQETESIHENESPRITSHNKEPEDDENHDRTDCPPPTSLPPTQSELPEQDSEPVTIKTENEDERWDY, encoded by the exons atTGTCCAATTAATTGAACAAGTACATCGATTACAAAGTACATTACAATCAATTAAAGAAACATCTCGCACACAAATACAAAGACTTGAAGAACAATTAGAACATAATAGACAACATATAAATAGGCTAGAATCACGTTTAGATCAACAACGCGATTACGATGATATTAAACGTGAAATCAATATATTACGTTCGGTTGATTTATCCGTTGTAAATCaacataatgaaaataaaccACCACCATccttagaattattattattagaacgACAGAAAGCGGCTGCCGCGGCGGTTGCAGCGGCTGCGGCGGCTGCAGCGGCTAGTGCTGCGATTGTTagtgaaacaaataataacacAACTACAAGTAGTAATAATACTACGTCAACGGTAGCGTTATCACCAATTTTAACGACTGCAACAACACCCGCTACAACTACATCGTCATCGTTAACGTCATCAACACCTTCAAATCTTACGTCATCATTATTAAAACCACCTTCCACACCTGAAACACCCg GAGTACAAACACCACAACCAAGTCAGACTCCCGAAAGTCAACACCATCAGgaacatcctaacaatttagtaattaacaacaataataatacaacaaatgaaaacaacaacaattcaaccagtaacaataataatcaatcAACAACACCTACCTCTCTCCTACCTCCGCCATTACAAAATGTTGAACAATTTGGTTCATTTTTGGGTGAAGAAATTGTTGCAAATTGGCGGCGTACTTTAGAACGACCATTACCACCAATGTTAACAAATTCACAACAACAATTATTAGCTGCAAATCATCTTAACACAAATTGTAACAATGAATTACAACAATTAACGCGACAACCACCAGCGCCCACTCCATCACCTGCCCCTCAACAATTAGATACCCCAATTAAAGCATCAACGCCAATTATTTGTGCACCACCTGATTCAGAGAAAAGTACTGCAAGCACTCCAGTCCCTACAGATTCAATCTCATCAGGAGCAAGGGCCTCACCTACAGAAAACAAAAGTGAACCTGAAGATAATAACAACCATCATTtaagtaacaataatttaagTGCATTAAATGCGGCAGCCATGTGTAATTTCTTACGTAATAGTGAAGATGTGAATTCGTTAAAAAGTCCATATCGTTTTGAGGAACATCGAACATTTCGTTTTGCTGATGATATGGGTGCAATGCCACCAGGTGCAATGGTCGGACGGTTAGGTGAAAGTTTAATACCAAAAGGTGATCCAATGGAAGCTCGTTTACAAGAAATGTTACGATATAACATGGATAAATATGCTACACAAAATTTAGATACATTAACAATTGCTCGACGGGTGCGAGAACTTTTATCAATACACAATATCGGTCAACGATTATTTGCCAAATATGTGTTGGGTTTATCACAAGGCACCGTTTCAGAATTATTATCGAAACCAAAACCATGGGATAAACTAACGGAAAAAGGACGTGATAGTTATCGAAAAATGCATGCATGGGCCTGTGATGAGAATGCAGTCATGTTACTCAAATCATTAATACCAAAAAAAG tttgtGTTCCAGGCAAAGATACTGGAATGCCAACGTATGGTGGTCGGGAATCATCTGATATGAATGAGGAGCGGATAgcacatattttaaatgaagcGAGTCATCTCATGAAAGTCGAGGATACGCACAGTAATGACGATTCAAAATCACCATCTCATGGTCAATGTCCAAGTCCTTTCTCAAAGGAATCAtcacaaaatcgaaaattgaagaAATACGAAAATGATGATATTCCACAAGAGAAGGTGTTACGAATATACCAGGAGGAATTAGCGAAATTAATGGGTCGACGTATGGAAGATATGCGTAATACAAGAGAGCCATTCACGAA TCTCTTTTTTCCACATTTGTTTAGTGGTGGTGTCACAATGGATCGTAATCAAGAAGAAATGCGTATCGCAATGGAGGCATATCATCGTGAATTAGCCAAATTAAATCAATGTCCACCTGGAGCACCTGGAGCTGTACCAAATTTACCAGGACTACTTGCACTTCAACAACAAGTCTTAGCTCAACAGAATCATTTAAATGGTGCCCAAGATTTATCCTTACCCaaagaaaaaagttcaaaaattgccAATGGTACACCGGAATTAATGGaatcacaacaacaaaaagaaaTGATGCAAAAAGAGGATTCACAGGATCCTACAAGTCGCCATAGTGGTAGTGCATTTAGTTTGGTACGACCAAAAATTGAACCTGGTGTTGtacaatcaaatacaaattcATCAGCACCAAGTCCACTTGGAAATAGTATTTTACCACCGGCGATGACACCGACAGATGAATTTTCTGGTGCCGCTGCGGCTAGTCCTTTACAGCGAATGGCATCTATTACAAATTCATTAATTTCACAACCTCCAACGCAATCACATCATAGTCCATCTCAACGACCACTTAAAGCAGTTCTACCTCCAATTACCCAACAACAATTTGATctcttcaataatttaaataccgAAGATATTGTAAAGAAAGTTAAAGAACAACTTAGTCAATATTCGATAAGTCAACGTTTATTCGGTGAATCCGTACTTGGTTTATCACAAGGATCGGTTAGTGATTTATTAGCCCGTCCAAAACCATGGCACATGTTGACACAAAAAGGACGAGAACCTTTTATTCGAATGAAAATGTTCTTAGAAGATGATAATGCTGTACATAAATTAGTAGCAAGTCAATATAAAATCGCCCCAGAAAAATTAATGCGAACTGGAGGATATGGTGGAAGTCCTTGTACATCAATGACCAAACCACCAATGCCACCACAAGCACCAAAAATGATGTCTGAAGCAGCTggacttttaaataaaatccagCAAGAGAATCATTCAGCATTATTACCTCCATCGTTACAACTAGGACCCCCAACAAGTCAACCAAATATGGTACAACCTCCTCCACCACCGATGATGTTAACTCCACCGGGTATACCACCACATCATCCAATCAATTTACAAAATCCTGAACAATTGAAGAAAAGTCAAAGTCCACATCCGATTCAACATTCGCCAATGGGACAACAACAAAGTTCACATATGCGATCGTTACATCAACATATTTCACCGAGTGTATACGAAATGGCAGCTCTTACACAAGATTTAGACACTCAGACAATCACAACGAAAATTAAGGAAGCTTTACTTGCCAACAATATTGGCCAAAAG atttttGGTGAAGCTGTTCTTGGTTTATCTCAGGGTTCAGTGAGTGAATTATTGTCAAAACCAAAACCGTGGCATATGTTAAGCATAAAAGGTCGAGAACCATTCATCCGAATGCAGTTATGGTTAAGTGATGCTCACAATATCGACCGATTACAAGCATTAAAGAATGAACGACGAGAAGCTAATAAAAGACGAAGATCAACAGGACCAGGCGCTCATGATAATAGTTCAGATACATCATCAAATGATACATCTGAATTCTATCATTCAAATTCACCGGGACCAGGGCCAGGCCCACCATCAGCTAAAAAACAACGTGTACTCTTCTCCGAGGAGCAGAAAGAAGCATTACGTTTAGCCTTCCATTTAGATCCATATCCAAATGTAGCTACCATAGAATTTTTAGCAGccgaattaaatttatcaagtaGAACAATTACAAATTGGTTCCACAATCACCGAATGCGATTAAAACAACAAAGTCCGCATGGTGTACCAAATGATATTCCCGTGCGTGACCAGTCTGGTAATCAACCACCATTTGATCCAGTACAATTTAGACTGTTATTAAACCAAAGATTATTAGAATTGCAAAAAGAACGTATTGGATTAGGTGCGGTACCCTTACCATATCCACCATATTTCGCCACTAATACAAACTTAGCAGCATTAATTAGTCGAGGATTATTGCCCACCGGTGATGTTGATCTATCGGCGTTAAATAATGCTGTCAAAGAAGAAATGAGTGGATTAGATTTATCAATGACTTCGTTAAAACGTGAACCATCTGGTGAATACGATGACGAGGACTGTGAAAGTAATGTCGGCTCAGAAGTATCAAATATTTCTGGCGGTAGTTTACATGGTGATGTTAAACCTGAACCAAAAGAATTGCCAATACCTCAAGTCGGAAACACACCGAGATCGTCTCGAAGGAAACCGGCTGCACCACAATGGGTAAAACCTGACTGGCAAGAAGAACCAAAAGATAAACCCGCTCAACCACCGCAACCTCAACCAACGGGTAACGAGGTTATAATAAATGGTGTTTGTGTGATGCAAACTGAGGACTATGGACGATTAAATTCAGAGGAAACAGTTCGTGTTGAACCTACACCTGTTATGGACCGTTTTGATGATCGAAGTGACGCATCAAGTGTTAGTGACGCTCAAGAAACTGAAAGTATCCATGAAAATGAAAGTCCTAGAATTACATCCCATAATAAAGAACCTGAAGATGATGAGAATCATGATAGAACCGATTGTCCTCCTCCTACATCTCTTCCTCCCACACAAAGTGAATTACCTGAACAGGATAGCGAACCTGTTacaataaaaacagaaaatgagGATGAAAGATGggactattaa
- the LOC123299774 gene encoding homeobox protein cut isoform X6 — MQPTATASVPAPGEMDLQALQSMDWLFKKERFHLLAQFWQHVSVDDRATLAEKENASLKEQLINNANSGDHKDINNMDKENNSRSNLEVEVATKDKEIVQLIEQVHRLQSTLQSIKETSRTQIQRLEEQLEHNRQHINRLESRLDQQRDYDDIKREINILRSVDLSVVNQHNENKPPPSLELLLLERQKAAAAAVAAAAAAAAASAAIVSETNNNTTTSSNNTTSTVALSPILTTATTPATTTSSSLTSSTPSNLTSSLLKPPSTPETPGKDTGMPTYGGRESSDMNEERIAHILNEASHLMKVEDTHSNDDSKSPSHGQCPSPFSKESSQNRKLKKYENDDIPQEKVLRIYQEELAKLMGRRMEDMRNTREPFTNLFFPHLFSGGVTMDRNQEEMRIAMEAYHRELAKLNQCPPGAPGAVPNLPGLLALQQQVLAQQNHLNGAQDLSLPKEKSSKIANGTPELMESQQQKEMMQKEDSQDPTSRHSGSAFSLVRPKIEPGVVQSNTNSSAPSPLGNSILPPAMTPTDEFSGAAAASPLQRMASITNSLISQPPTQSHHSPSQRPLKAVLPPITQQQFDLFNNLNTEDIVKKVKEQLSQYSISQRLFGESVLGLSQGSVSDLLARPKPWHMLTQKGREPFIRMKMFLEDDNAVHKLVASQYKIAPEKLMRTGGYGGSPCTSMTKPPMPPQAPKMMSEAAGLLNKIQQENHSALLPPSLQLGPPTSQPNMVQPPPPPMMLTPPGIPPHHPINLQNPEQLKKSQSPHPIQHSPMGQQQSSHMRSLHQHISPSVYEMAALTQDLDTQTITTKIKEALLANNIGQKIFGEAVLGLSQGSVSELLSKPKPWHMLSIKGREPFIRMQLWLSDAHNIDRLQALKNERREANKRRRSTGPGAHDNSSDTSSNDTSEFYHSNSPGPGPGPPSAKKQRVLFSEEQKEALRLAFHLDPYPNVATIEFLAAELNLSSRTITNWFHNHRMRLKQQSPHGVPNDIPVRDQSGNQPPFDPVQFRLLLNQRLLELQKERIGLGAVPLPYPPYFATNTNLAALISRGLLPTGDVDLSALNNAVKEEMSGLDLSMTSLKREPSGEYDDEDCESNVGSEVSNISGGSLHGDVKPEPKELPIPQVGNTPRSSRRKPAAPQWVKPDWQEEPKDKPAQPPQPQPTGNEVIINGVCVMQTEDYGRLNSEETVRVEPTPVMDRFDDRSDASSVSDAQETESIHENESPRITSHNKEPEDDENHDRTDCPPPTSLPPTQSELPEQDSEPVTIKTENEDERWDY; from the exons atTGTCCAATTAATTGAACAAGTACATCGATTACAAAGTACATTACAATCAATTAAAGAAACATCTCGCACACAAATACAAAGACTTGAAGAACAATTAGAACATAATAGACAACATATAAATAGGCTAGAATCACGTTTAGATCAACAACGCGATTACGATGATATTAAACGTGAAATCAATATATTACGTTCGGTTGATTTATCCGTTGTAAATCaacataatgaaaataaaccACCACCATccttagaattattattattagaacgACAGAAAGCGGCTGCCGCGGCGGTTGCAGCGGCTGCGGCGGCTGCAGCGGCTAGTGCTGCGATTGTTagtgaaacaaataataacacAACTACAAGTAGTAATAATACTACGTCAACGGTAGCGTTATCACCAATTTTAACGACTGCAACAACACCCGCTACAACTACATCGTCATCGTTAACGTCATCAACACCTTCAAATCTTACGTCATCATTATTAAAACCACCTTCCACACCTGAAACACCCg GCAAAGATACTGGAATGCCAACGTATGGTGGTCGGGAATCATCTGATATGAATGAGGAGCGGATAgcacatattttaaatgaagcGAGTCATCTCATGAAAGTCGAGGATACGCACAGTAATGACGATTCAAAATCACCATCTCATGGTCAATGTCCAAGTCCTTTCTCAAAGGAATCAtcacaaaatcgaaaattgaagaAATACGAAAATGATGATATTCCACAAGAGAAGGTGTTACGAATATACCAGGAGGAATTAGCGAAATTAATGGGTCGACGTATGGAAGATATGCGTAATACAAGAGAGCCATTCACGAA TCTCTTTTTTCCACATTTGTTTAGTGGTGGTGTCACAATGGATCGTAATCAAGAAGAAATGCGTATCGCAATGGAGGCATATCATCGTGAATTAGCCAAATTAAATCAATGTCCACCTGGAGCACCTGGAGCTGTACCAAATTTACCAGGACTACTTGCACTTCAACAACAAGTCTTAGCTCAACAGAATCATTTAAATGGTGCCCAAGATTTATCCTTACCCaaagaaaaaagttcaaaaattgccAATGGTACACCGGAATTAATGGaatcacaacaacaaaaagaaaTGATGCAAAAAGAGGATTCACAGGATCCTACAAGTCGCCATAGTGGTAGTGCATTTAGTTTGGTACGACCAAAAATTGAACCTGGTGTTGtacaatcaaatacaaattcATCAGCACCAAGTCCACTTGGAAATAGTATTTTACCACCGGCGATGACACCGACAGATGAATTTTCTGGTGCCGCTGCGGCTAGTCCTTTACAGCGAATGGCATCTATTACAAATTCATTAATTTCACAACCTCCAACGCAATCACATCATAGTCCATCTCAACGACCACTTAAAGCAGTTCTACCTCCAATTACCCAACAACAATTTGATctcttcaataatttaaataccgAAGATATTGTAAAGAAAGTTAAAGAACAACTTAGTCAATATTCGATAAGTCAACGTTTATTCGGTGAATCCGTACTTGGTTTATCACAAGGATCGGTTAGTGATTTATTAGCCCGTCCAAAACCATGGCACATGTTGACACAAAAAGGACGAGAACCTTTTATTCGAATGAAAATGTTCTTAGAAGATGATAATGCTGTACATAAATTAGTAGCAAGTCAATATAAAATCGCCCCAGAAAAATTAATGCGAACTGGAGGATATGGTGGAAGTCCTTGTACATCAATGACCAAACCACCAATGCCACCACAAGCACCAAAAATGATGTCTGAAGCAGCTggacttttaaataaaatccagCAAGAGAATCATTCAGCATTATTACCTCCATCGTTACAACTAGGACCCCCAACAAGTCAACCAAATATGGTACAACCTCCTCCACCACCGATGATGTTAACTCCACCGGGTATACCACCACATCATCCAATCAATTTACAAAATCCTGAACAATTGAAGAAAAGTCAAAGTCCACATCCGATTCAACATTCGCCAATGGGACAACAACAAAGTTCACATATGCGATCGTTACATCAACATATTTCACCGAGTGTATACGAAATGGCAGCTCTTACACAAGATTTAGACACTCAGACAATCACAACGAAAATTAAGGAAGCTTTACTTGCCAACAATATTGGCCAAAAG atttttGGTGAAGCTGTTCTTGGTTTATCTCAGGGTTCAGTGAGTGAATTATTGTCAAAACCAAAACCGTGGCATATGTTAAGCATAAAAGGTCGAGAACCATTCATCCGAATGCAGTTATGGTTAAGTGATGCTCACAATATCGACCGATTACAAGCATTAAAGAATGAACGACGAGAAGCTAATAAAAGACGAAGATCAACAGGACCAGGCGCTCATGATAATAGTTCAGATACATCATCAAATGATACATCTGAATTCTATCATTCAAATTCACCGGGACCAGGGCCAGGCCCACCATCAGCTAAAAAACAACGTGTACTCTTCTCCGAGGAGCAGAAAGAAGCATTACGTTTAGCCTTCCATTTAGATCCATATCCAAATGTAGCTACCATAGAATTTTTAGCAGccgaattaaatttatcaagtaGAACAATTACAAATTGGTTCCACAATCACCGAATGCGATTAAAACAACAAAGTCCGCATGGTGTACCAAATGATATTCCCGTGCGTGACCAGTCTGGTAATCAACCACCATTTGATCCAGTACAATTTAGACTGTTATTAAACCAAAGATTATTAGAATTGCAAAAAGAACGTATTGGATTAGGTGCGGTACCCTTACCATATCCACCATATTTCGCCACTAATACAAACTTAGCAGCATTAATTAGTCGAGGATTATTGCCCACCGGTGATGTTGATCTATCGGCGTTAAATAATGCTGTCAAAGAAGAAATGAGTGGATTAGATTTATCAATGACTTCGTTAAAACGTGAACCATCTGGTGAATACGATGACGAGGACTGTGAAAGTAATGTCGGCTCAGAAGTATCAAATATTTCTGGCGGTAGTTTACATGGTGATGTTAAACCTGAACCAAAAGAATTGCCAATACCTCAAGTCGGAAACACACCGAGATCGTCTCGAAGGAAACCGGCTGCACCACAATGGGTAAAACCTGACTGGCAAGAAGAACCAAAAGATAAACCCGCTCAACCACCGCAACCTCAACCAACGGGTAACGAGGTTATAATAAATGGTGTTTGTGTGATGCAAACTGAGGACTATGGACGATTAAATTCAGAGGAAACAGTTCGTGTTGAACCTACACCTGTTATGGACCGTTTTGATGATCGAAGTGACGCATCAAGTGTTAGTGACGCTCAAGAAACTGAAAGTATCCATGAAAATGAAAGTCCTAGAATTACATCCCATAATAAAGAACCTGAAGATGATGAGAATCATGATAGAACCGATTGTCCTCCTCCTACATCTCTTCCTCCCACACAAAGTGAATTACCTGAACAGGATAGCGAACCTGTTacaataaaaacagaaaatgagGATGAAAGATGggactattaa